The following coding sequences are from one Syngnathus acus chromosome 12, fSynAcu1.2, whole genome shotgun sequence window:
- the zgc:113274 gene encoding LOW QUALITY PROTEIN: uncharacterized protein zgc:113274 (The sequence of the model RefSeq protein was modified relative to this genomic sequence to represent the inferred CDS: deleted 1 base in 1 codon), with protein MPRNYKRKTDRVPTPELERAVKEVQEGKTIRQVGKEINICRMTIKRYMDKKKSRRSNKAGYERTAAAKSVFNESMEKELVDHIKTPAAMFHGIDSMKCHELGFEFAQRNHIDMPASWTRDIKTG; from the exons ATGCCACGCAACTACAAACGCAAGACAGACAGGGTTCCAACTCCGGAGTTGGAAAGAGCAGTGAAAGAGGTGCAAGAGGGAAAGACCATACGTCAGGTTGGAAAGGAGATTAATATCTGCAGGATGACCATAAAACGATATAtggataagaaaaaaagtaggCGCAGTAACAAAGCC GGATATGAAAGAACAGCAGCTGCCAAATCTGTCTTTAATGAGAGCATGGAGAAAGAGCTTGTTGACCATATTAAAACCCCAGCAGCAATGTTTCATGGCATAGATTCCATGAAATGCCATGAACTGGGTTTTGAATTTGCACAAAGGAATCACATTGACATGCCTGCCAGTTGGACCAGAGACATAAAAACAGGTTAG